A single Rhopalosiphum padi isolate XX-2018 chromosome 4, ASM2088224v1, whole genome shotgun sequence DNA region contains:
- the LOC132930195 gene encoding CYFIP-related Rac1 interactor B isoform X1 yields the protein MNLACCCRSTIMGKLLSLLARDENSCCSAQQKYDIFLDFENAQPTESEMQLFDEVQIVLTEASDVLSDLKHYSGADQYIRAAINNPSAEQNALTWEALMPRIRTLRRFYFFSQKIAFVVPQILTEICSDDITPSLHLENQQALVKQFSEIIEFVLKFDEYKMRTPAIQNDFSYYRRVLMREGASAHSFTDQDEDSNSNLNVANKVSLFYAEATPMLRTLSNVTSQFLNKDKRLVDYAIDMLSTMVKVCIRMLETPTVQFRKQETHLFMLRVLVGLIILYDHVHPNGAFVKTSNIDIKGCVRLLKDQPEEFQTENLLNALRYTTAHLNDPSTSKTVRSLLMEA from the exons ATGAACTTAGCTTGCTGCTGTCGGTCTACAATAATGGGAAAACTATTGAGCCTGTTAGCTCGAGACGAGAATAGCTGCTGTTCTGCTCAACAGAAATAcgacatttttttagattttgaaa aTGCCCAACCTACTGAAAGTGAAATGCAACTATTTGACGAGGTTCAAATTGTGCTTACCGAGGCTTCTGACGTGCTTTCCGATCTCAAACATTACTCGGGCGCTGACCAATACATACGAGCAGCGATTAATAACCCAAGTGCCGAACAAAATGCACTAACTTGGGAAGCATTGATGCCGCGAATCCGCACATTGAGgcggttttattttttctcacaAAAAATAG CTTTCGTCGTACCTCAAATTCTAACTGAAATATGTTCAGATGATATAACCCCATCTTTACATCTAGAAAATCAACAAGCTCTAGTCAAACAGTTTTCCGAGATCATTGAGTTTGTGTTGAAGTTCGATGAATACAAG ATGCGAACTCCAGCGATTCAAAACGACTTTAGCTATTACAGACGAGTGTTGATGCGTGAAGGCGCATCAGCGCATTCGTTCACGGACCAAGATGAAGATTCTAACAGCAACCTGAATGTGGCCAACAAAGTGTCGTTGTTCTACGCAGAAGCAACGCCAATGTTAAGAACGCTGTCAAACGTCACTTCACAATTTTTGAACAAA gACAAACGACTCGTTGATTATGCCATCGATATGTTGAGTACCATGGTAAAAGTGTGTATACGTATGTTGGAAACACC TACGGTTCAGTTCAGAAAACAAGAAACTCACCTTTTCATGCTTCGCGTACTAGTCGGCCTCATCATACTGTACGATCATGTGCACCCAAACGGTGCGTTCGTAAAAACTTCCAACATAGATATTAAAGGTTGCGTGCGGCTGCTCAAAGACCAACCGGAAGAGTTTCAGACTGAAAACCTGCTGAACGCACTGAG GTACACGACAGCCCATCTAAACGACCCGTCTACATCGAAAACTGTCAGATCCCTGCTCATGGaggcataa
- the LOC132930195 gene encoding CYFIP-related Rac1 interactor B isoform X2: MLPTPNTDAQPTESEMQLFDEVQIVLTEASDVLSDLKHYSGADQYIRAAINNPSAEQNALTWEALMPRIRTLRRFYFFSQKIAFVVPQILTEICSDDITPSLHLENQQALVKQFSEIIEFVLKFDEYKMRTPAIQNDFSYYRRVLMREGASAHSFTDQDEDSNSNLNVANKVSLFYAEATPMLRTLSNVTSQFLNKDKRLVDYAIDMLSTMVKVCIRMLETPTVQFRKQETHLFMLRVLVGLIILYDHVHPNGAFVKTSNIDIKGCVRLLKDQPEEFQTENLLNALRYTTAHLNDPSTSKTVRSLLMEA; the protein is encoded by the exons aTGCCCAACCTACTGAAAGTGAAATGCAACTATTTGACGAGGTTCAAATTGTGCTTACCGAGGCTTCTGACGTGCTTTCCGATCTCAAACATTACTCGGGCGCTGACCAATACATACGAGCAGCGATTAATAACCCAAGTGCCGAACAAAATGCACTAACTTGGGAAGCATTGATGCCGCGAATCCGCACATTGAGgcggttttattttttctcacaAAAAATAG CTTTCGTCGTACCTCAAATTCTAACTGAAATATGTTCAGATGATATAACCCCATCTTTACATCTAGAAAATCAACAAGCTCTAGTCAAACAGTTTTCCGAGATCATTGAGTTTGTGTTGAAGTTCGATGAATACAAG ATGCGAACTCCAGCGATTCAAAACGACTTTAGCTATTACAGACGAGTGTTGATGCGTGAAGGCGCATCAGCGCATTCGTTCACGGACCAAGATGAAGATTCTAACAGCAACCTGAATGTGGCCAACAAAGTGTCGTTGTTCTACGCAGAAGCAACGCCAATGTTAAGAACGCTGTCAAACGTCACTTCACAATTTTTGAACAAA gACAAACGACTCGTTGATTATGCCATCGATATGTTGAGTACCATGGTAAAAGTGTGTATACGTATGTTGGAAACACC TACGGTTCAGTTCAGAAAACAAGAAACTCACCTTTTCATGCTTCGCGTACTAGTCGGCCTCATCATACTGTACGATCATGTGCACCCAAACGGTGCGTTCGTAAAAACTTCCAACATAGATATTAAAGGTTGCGTGCGGCTGCTCAAAGACCAACCGGAAGAGTTTCAGACTGAAAACCTGCTGAACGCACTGAG GTACACGACAGCCCATCTAAACGACCCGTCTACATCGAAAACTGTCAGATCCCTGCTCATGGaggcataa